In a single window of the Patescibacteria group bacterium genome:
- the murA gene encoding UDP-N-acetylglucosamine 1-carboxyvinyltransferase, translating into MTEFFEIEGGKKLRGELTVAGSKNAALAILPACLLTDEPCIIKNVPLLTDVLVMIDLIKSLGAEVEWLDDKVVKIQAKNLNSNADTVLVRKIRASILIAGPILARLGELKIAKPGGCHIGVRGLDAHFEGFKDLGIELIEERSEKEKYYLKTPAQLKPANIYLNEFSVTATENLLMLLSSIDGRSEIHLAAAEPHVQELGEVLIKMGAEIEGLGTHTIKIKGAQKLKGIEHTIGADYIEAGTFFSLAATTRSNLKILNVPVGYLEMVFRNLKKIGVSYKIEGDAVFIEGERSSLKAAKIQTLPYPGFPTDLQAPFAALMTQAEGESLIFDTLFEGRFKYVEELTQMGAKIFVCDPHRIIVSGPTPLYGTKIKSFDLRAGATLIIAALAASGKSEVYGIEQVDRGYEKIEERLQSIGAHIKRVVQE; encoded by the coding sequence ATGACTGAATTTTTTGAGATTGAAGGTGGAAAAAAATTAAGAGGGGAATTAACAGTGGCTGGCAGTAAAAATGCAGCCTTAGCCATTTTGCCGGCGTGCCTTTTAACGGATGAGCCATGCATTATTAAAAATGTTCCGCTTTTGACGGATGTATTAGTAATGATAGATTTAATTAAAAGTTTGGGCGCAGAAGTAGAATGGTTAGATGATAAAGTGGTAAAAATTCAAGCGAAAAATTTAAATTCCAACGCCGATACAGTTTTGGTTAGAAAAATTCGCGCTTCAATTTTAATTGCGGGACCGATTTTGGCACGGTTGGGCGAGTTAAAAATTGCTAAACCCGGCGGCTGTCACATTGGCGTGCGCGGATTAGATGCTCATTTTGAAGGATTTAAAGATTTGGGAATTGAATTAATTGAAGAAAGAAGTGAAAAAGAAAAATATTATTTAAAAACGCCAGCGCAATTAAAACCAGCTAATATTTATTTAAATGAATTTAGTGTGACTGCTACGGAAAATTTGTTGATGCTTTTGTCTTCTATTGATGGAAGAAGCGAGATTCATTTAGCGGCGGCCGAGCCCCATGTTCAGGAATTGGGTGAGGTATTAATAAAAATGGGTGCAGAAATTGAAGGTTTAGGCACGCATACCATTAAAATAAAAGGCGCGCAAAAATTAAAGGGAATTGAACATACAATTGGAGCTGATTATATTGAAGCAGGCACTTTTTTCAGTTTGGCGGCCACAACAAGAAGCAATTTGAAAATTTTAAATGTTCCCGTGGGGTATTTAGAAATGGTTTTTAGAAATTTGAAAAAAATAGGCGTTTCGTATAAAATAGAAGGCGACGCAGTATTCATCGAAGGAGAGCGAAGCTCTTTGAAAGCAGCGAAAATCCAAACTTTACCTTATCCTGGTTTCCCAACAGATTTACAGGCGCCTTTTGCCGCCTTAATGACGCAAGCAGAAGGAGAAAGTTTGATTTTTGATACTTTATTTGAGGGGCGATTTAAATATGTTGAGGAATTAACTCAAATGGGCGCTAAAATTTTTGTTTGCGACCCCCATCGAATTATTGTTTCCGGCCCAACTCCTTTATATGGAACAAAAATCAAAAGTTTTGATTTAAGAGCGGGCGCTACATTAATTATCGCGGCCTTGGCAGCCTCAGGAAAAAGTGAGGTTTATGGAATTGAACAAGTTGATCGCGGTTATGAAAAAATAGAAGAGCGATTGCAATCTATCGGCGCACATATTAAAAGAGTCGTTCAGGAGTAA
- a CDS encoding rod shape-determining protein gives MFIKKIGIDLGTTNTLVFVPKKGVIIFEPTIVAYDLHDNKILAVGKEAKEMLGRTPEDIGAYRPLKEGVIADYKTTKAMLKYFISKALGGFNFFKPTLIVSGPAGITSTERRAVINAALEAGAREVYVVREPILAALGAGIPINSASGHMIVNIGGGTTEVAVISLGGIVSWASLRVAGNKFDEAIVNYVRKKYNLAIGEQTAEKIKIEAGAAVPLKNKIETEAKGRDLTTGLPRSIVINSNEIAEAINPYLEEIGEAIRNVFLNTPPELAADIIEKGIVISGGSGLLRNLDEFISKITGVNAYIADEALYCVAKGTGIILEHIDIYKRALLSKK, from the coding sequence ATGTTTATTAAAAAAATAGGAATTGATTTAGGAACAACAAATACCCTAGTGTTTGTACCTAAAAAGGGCGTTATTATTTTTGAACCGACAATTGTTGCTTATGATTTGCACGATAATAAAATTTTAGCCGTTGGAAAAGAAGCGAAGGAAATGCTTGGTAGAACGCCAGAAGACATTGGCGCTTATCGACCGTTGAAAGAGGGAGTGATTGCTGATTATAAAACGACTAAGGCGATGTTAAAATACTTTATTTCTAAAGCTTTAGGCGGTTTTAATTTTTTTAAACCAACTTTAATCGTTTCTGGTCCGGCGGGTATTACTTCAACTGAAAGACGGGCGGTGATAAATGCGGCTTTAGAAGCGGGCGCAAGAGAGGTCTATGTGGTAAGAGAACCGATTTTAGCAGCATTGGGCGCTGGCATTCCTATTAATTCTGCTTCGGGTCATATGATTGTAAATATAGGCGGTGGTACAACAGAGGTGGCGGTAATTTCTTTAGGCGGAATTGTTTCTTGGGCGTCTTTGCGAGTTGCGGGCAATAAATTTGATGAGGCGATTGTTAATTATGTGAGAAAAAAATACAATTTAGCAATTGGCGAGCAAACAGCGGAAAAAATTAAAATTGAGGCTGGAGCTGCTGTGCCGTTAAAAAATAAAATCGAAACCGAAGCAAAAGGAAGAGATTTAACAACTGGATTGCCTCGCTCAATAGTCATTAATTCAAATGAAATTGCTGAAGCAATTAATCCTTATTTAGAAGAGATTGGGGAAGCAATTCGTAATGTTTTTTTGAATACCCCACCCGAATTAGCGGCTGATATTATCGAAAAAGGTATTGTTATTTCAGGTGGAAGCGGTTTATTAAGAAATCTCGACGAATTTATTTCAAAAATTACCGGCGTCAATGCCTATATTGCTGATGAAGCGCTTTATTGTGTAGCAAAAGGAACGGGTATTATTTTGGAGCACATCGATATTTATAAACG